The genomic region TACTACCATTTATCTAGCTGTGTATTTTTGTCGTGTATTTTTAAATTGATAAAATTTTACTTTTTCTGATTGATAAAATTTATTTGTACAAGCTATTAGAATACTATTTGTTCATGCGAAGTTAAGGAAATACgttttttttaacataataaGGACATCCACTACAAGAATTGTAtacttttagcggcgacaggccaaacgtcgccgctattggtcgatccgTATGCCAGATGCTGAAAGCaaaccccagccgttgatcaaaATCCTGATTTAACGGTTGGGGAATTAAAACTTATTAGCGGCGACAAGGGCACATCAATACCGGCGACAGCCGGTCTCCGCTAAAAGTGTGTGTCAGAACTTTAATCCCTAGCCACACAATCCTTATCTCTGGTGGATGATATGAAGAAAGCAAAGGATGACATTGTTACCATCTTATGCAAGTTAGAGATGATCTATCCACCTGCGTTTTACTTGTGCATTTACCTGATGAAGCGATTTCGGGTGGTCCAGTAGCTTTTAGATGGATGTATCCATTTGAAAGGTACATGAAAAAACTAAAGAACTATGTCAAAAACCCGGCAAGGCCTGAAGGTTGTATAGCTGAAGGTTATGTGTTTGAAGAAGCTCTAACATTTTGTTCAATGTACCTTAAAGATGTTCAGACTAAGTTCAATCGCCCAGATAGAAACGATAATGTCGTTGTTGAAAAAAGAAAGTTATGGGTGTTTGAGTCCAAATGTCGTCCTGTTGGCGCAACAAAGAACAAATATTTATCATTTATCGAAAAAAGCAAGATGGAATGGTTTGTCCTCGAAAACTGCGCCGAAGTTAGGGAGTACATGAAGTGAGTGCTTCTATATTTAACTTTTCATAATCTGTTAATTGGTATTTTTCATTCCTTTCTTATATTTGTCATCAATGTAGTGAATTCAAACATACACATCCCTAAGATGATCTTAAAACCAAATTTCCGGGATGGTTTCTCCATAaggtataatacatatataacactcattACTCTACACTTGCTAGGTAATACATATATAACAAACATCACTACTCTATATTTGTTAGGTCCATTCGATGAAAACACAAAATTCTCCAGAATTCCACCCGGAGTTGTATGCTCTTTCAATTTGTGCGAAAATGACTGCTTACACTTACACTGCTTGCATAGTCAACGGTGTTAGGTTTAAGACACTTGAACGTGATGCAAAATGCGCAACGCAAAACTCTGGGGTGGAAGTGGTTAGAGAGAACGGTGTGAAATTTTATGGCCAGTTAGAAGAAATTATTGAGTTGCGTTATACAAATGATTATTCCACTGTTCTATTTCAGTGCAAGTGGTTTGATACTCAAAGTGGTGTAAACCATGACAATAATATCACCAGTATAAGCACTGAACATGAATGGGACAAAGACGATCAACTCATATTTGCTTCGCAAGCCAAACAAGTGTTCTTCATCCAAGAAACGTCtcgaaaccaaaaaaataaacatagGTGGGTAGTCGAAAATGTTAATCATCGAAAAATTTGGGATCGGCCATTAAGTGATGATGACCGCGTCAATAAGGTTCAAAATGTTGACAAAGGCTTAGAAGATAATGACGTTGTCGACAACAACTCTTCATCTGACTGTCCACTTGTCATTGACTTGACCCAATACTTTCAAATTGGATCTTCTCATGTTACTACGGGTGAGCCTTCAATTGAAGTTGATCCCCTAACGGCTACCGTCGATGAAGTGTTTGAGGTCGAGATTGATTGTGATGAGGTCGAGGCTGATTGTGATGAGGATGATCCCGATTATGTGGAGTCTGACTAAAAGAAAAGTTATTGTAATTTATATTGATTTGTAATTGATAAACACGTGtttgaaatatttatttgaatttgagtTACACTTGTTGTACTTTCCCTTAATTTCTATTAGATACACATGCTGTAACATTTGTAACTTTATAGGGATTATGTTTTCGGTATCGCTGATATTCGCTTATCTGATGGGGGATGTGGCCCCCCTGGGGACATGGGGTGACGGCGCTGGTGATCCACCGCTTCCTCCTGGTGGATTTCGTAGCACGCACGAGAATGACGGTAAGTCttttactaaattattttgtagtcctaatattttatatattataaatgttgttactaattatttttgttttaattgcagCGGTTCCCGCGAAGAGGGTTAGGGGGAAAGCCAAAAACGAGAAACTACGGCGTCTGGTaaaaacggggggggggggggggcctGTATCGCTTACGTTTGACAGACAGGTCACGTATACCCCTGTTGGTAAATCAAGAGATCTGTTTTCACGGAAGGCCGGCCTGTATATGTGGTGGACCATCCCGTCCGATAAAATTGGATGGGATAATGTTGAACAACGTTATAAGGATGCCCTCATGAACCACTTACGGGTAAATAAGTTATATGCATAAAATTTCATCAAATATTTAAGCACATGCAAATCtaatttatatatgatattttaacttttttatttaatttgtaggaaaatttcaattttgatgAAGTGGAACGTGATTTAGAGACCAAAAACTTGACCTGGTGGTATTAGGGCTGTGCTTATGAAGCGGTACTCTGACCGCAAGTACGAAGCTGAAAAATATTTAAGAGCAAGGGAGGTTACAATGATATTGCGAGTGCAAGGGCATACCATCCCGCGGATATGCCCTATGATAACTGGTTGAGAACCATCGAAGGTTTCCGGGAcgcaaaatatattaaaagaagcAAGGCCAACACACTAGTACGCGAGAAACAACAATTCCCATACCGTGGGGGGACATCGTCGTACGGTAGCACCGCctataaaaatgtaatgttttatgtatgtgtgcgtgtgtgtaagcttttgtttatttaatgtcTAGTCTAAGTTTAATGTTAAACATGATATGGATTGGGTACCTACGTATGCTAAAACCCACACGGACAATTAAGGGAATTGGGTTGATCCGGTTGCTGAACAAAATTACGTAAGTATttcttttaagtattattttctataacaaatatatatatatatatatatatatatatagacacacaTATATTTAATCATCTTCGTAAAATGCAGCGGAACATACAATAGGCCACAAATGAATGGAGCGGTGAGGGTCTGCCAATTGCCCCGTATCAGGAAGCGTTGGGTGAGCGGCGAGGATGTTACCGCGGGATGGGGCctgacgaggtatgacccgcatcggtcaacccgacccggttacaacctattattttaatataaatataaatgattattcTAGAACTTTCCATATCCGCATGGAAGTTACacaaccaaatctccaacttttcgggaagatcatgcaaatccctaacttatcggaatatatcctaggttagaggaaaccctaatggaaaacctATAAGTAAAGGTAAACGTATAAGGTATCTTCATCTTGCTCTCATATAACTTTCTCTTCTCAATTTCATTTTACTCCCATAAACCgggacttattctcacgccggagggtcgTTACAGGAAAAACCCCATTCCtataacgagtcctaacggtgctTCTGTTTTGCAGCCAAGCGTTCGGGTCGCTAAtcatcgaagtcctaacccataATCACCGcataggtcagtgtttcttcattggcgccatccgtgggacctatTCAGTGACAGAACCTCATGGCAAGTGATCAGAACGTAGCAGATCAAACGATGACAAACAATAACCTGACGTTGGGGACGAGCCTCGCTGCCACCACACAGTCCTCCCCAGCCGTTACAAGGTCGCTGGACCCAGAGTTCGAGGCAGAAGGACGACCGCCAGGTTTTGACAACATCACCACCGTCTCTTCCCAGACTGTGGTGACGAGTCCGTTTCTTTACATGCCCTCACAACTGCAATCAAGGGAGTTAGGGGGAACTAACGGTAATATGTTCACCCCAGCGACAACTACTAATGCACAGGCTTCACGCCTCTCCTCCGTCCCTATTATCACATCGGCAAGCCCCAGCACCATCACACCACAAACTAGCAGGCCTCAATACTATCAACCTCTGACTTCCAACTCGATGCCACAGCTATACTCAGCGGCGCTTACGGCGGCATTATCGACGCCGCCTCATCAGCCCTTCGTCATGCCGGCCGGAATTATGAACGCCCCCATCACACCAGGAAACCAAATATACTTCCCTGGGTATTGTTATGCACCCCTTACGGATATTTACCCTCGTACGGGGGTTCGGCGTATCCGCTCCAGGGAACGACGCAAGGTAGCACTCAATCGCCGTACGCGGCTTACATGTCGCCTTGGTGGAATGTCCCAACGCCACAACCGGTTTACACCCAGACTCCGCCTATGGCTGAGCCTGTATACGACAGGGGAAACACGGTCAGGCCTCGGGTGTCTCCAATAGGAAACTCCAACCCTATAGTGGGAACTGCCCCGGGTATGGACGCCCCACCAGCACAGCCTATAAATGTGGAAGAAGACGAACTTACCAGACCGTACAAGCCGATAGACGCGACGTTTCGGTCTAAATTCACTCTGAAGAATCGCCGAGGCTCCTATCAAGGAAAAACCCAAGATGCGCCAAACGGTTGGCAAGTATGATGGCCTCGCCGACCCGGATGATCATCTCAACTTATTCAAGAGCGCCGGCGAAGTAGCCTGTTGGTCCATGCCCTTATGGTGCAAAATGTTCGTACAAACGCTAGTGGGCGCGGCCCGAGTTTGGTGGGATAGCCTGCCTACGGGTGAAATAGACAGCTTTGAAGATTTAGAATCGAAATTTATCTTACAGTTTAGCCAGCAGTGCAGACACACGAAAGATAGAAACGAGTTCCTCCACATCCGTCGGCGAGATAATGAGACGGTAGAAAACTTTGTCATCAGGTTTAACAAGGAAAGCCTGGCGATCCCGGGCGTGACAAATGATCTGGCATGTGGAGCTTTCCTTCAGGGGGTCAATGATGACGAGTTACTGAGAACGCTACATGGAAGGGATGGTGTACCCCCACCAATCGATGAAATACTTCGAATAGCCAAAGTATACGTCATACAAGAGAAGGCAGTGGCAGCTAGCCATACAGCCAATAGGAAAAAAGAAGCCCTAAAGAGCCAGGAGGAAAAGGATCACCGGGGATCTAAAGGCAAAAGTAGGGGAGACCGATACCAGAGAAACGACAAAGACGCGCGGTACGATAGACACCGAAACTCCTATTCAAGGAATGAGCCGTCGAAACCTCGATCCGAATACCCCAACTTAAGCAAGACACCGGCTGAAATTTTAGCCTCAGAAAACCTCAGGTTTAACCCAACAAAACCACTGAAAGATAACCCTAACAAAGATACGAATAAGTACTATGAGTACCACAAAGGGAGCGGGCATGACACCAACGATTGTTTTCAGCTTAAGAAACAGATCGAATATTTTGTAAAGGCGGGCAAATTGGCACACCTAGTAAGAGATATCAAGCAAGGCCCACCTGTCGTCAAGGAAGAAAGCGACAAGGCGGCAGGCAAGAGGCCGCATGAATTAAACATGGGGCACGCAGATATGGGAAGGGGGGCAAAACGGAGTTTCTCCACGCTCGAACCCTGgatgttggcaacaatgaccATAGAACCTCGTATGGAGGACTTGCACCTTACTACAGAGGCCCTGATCATATCCGCGGCAGTAGGAGACTACCGCATGAGGCGAATCCTGGTCGACACCGGGAGCTCGGAAGACATTATCTATGAGCATTGCTTCAACAGATTGCAACCAGAAGATAGAAAGTTGCTTGAATCAGTACACGCCCCCATCAAAGGGTTCACAGGGGAAAAGGTCGACCCTATCGGTTAGATCACTTTCCCGGTAACTTTTGGGCAGTCACCTAAAGAAAGAACCATACTCCTGACCTTCCTTGTGGTCCTCGCTGAGTCATACCACAACGTGATAATCGGAAGATTCACCCTGGGAAAATTGGATGCCATAGTCTCCACGGCAAGAGGTTTCATGAAGTTTCCTACACCGCGAGGTATTGCTACTGTGTTTTGTGACAAGATTAGAGAAGTACTGGGTACCAAAAGATGCCGCCAAGGGCCCACCGGAGCCACAGGCCCAGAAAGATGGTCACAATCGGGGACACTTTGTCTCCAGAAGTTAGAAACGACCTGAAGCAACTGGTAAAAAGAAATGTTGACATCTTCGCTTTTGAGCATTCTGACATGACAGGAGTCCCCCGTGATAAAGCAGAACACAAACTTGCAACGCTCCCAGGCGTTAAGCCGGTCGCAGAGGGTAAACGTAGCATGGCCCCGGACCGACGGGCAGCAGTTGTCAAAGAAGTACGAAAATTAGTGGAAGCTGGAATCCTCAGGGAAACGCAATACCATACATGGGTATCCAACCCGGTTATGGTAAAAAAGCCAGATGGCACATGgcgaatgtgcattgatttcAAAGATCTAAATATGGCGTGCCCCAAAGACGCATACCCGCTGCCCGAGATTGATTTAAAGGTCGATTCCTTGGTACCCTACCGATTCAGATGTTTCCTGGACGCGTACAAAGGGTACCACCAGATCAAGATGtccaaagaagatgaagaaaaaacaGCGTTTCACACCGATGTGGGCATCTTTTGttacaccaaaatgccttttggtctaCGGAACGCCGGAGCTACCTATCAGAGACTCATGGACAAGGTGTTCGAGACACAAATCGGACGAAATTTGGAGGTCTATGTCGATGACCTTGTAATCAAAAGCAAGGAAGAAAAGCAAATGTTAGCAGACATCGAAGAAACTTTTCAGCGGCTTAGAGAATATAACATTAAATTAAACCCAAAGAAATGCTCTTTCGGGGTGGAAGAATGGAAGTTCCTGGGGGTAGTAGTCACCCGAGATGGCTTCAAAGCCAACCCAGAAAAGGTGGCCGCCATAACGCGGATGCCTTCCCCACGAACATTGAAGGAAGCTCAAGCCCTGAATGGGCGGTTAGTGGCAATCAACAGGTTCTTGGCAAGACACGCCGAGAAATCCTTGCCTTTCATAAAAACCTTAAAAGATTGCCTCAACAAGAAAAACTTCAAATGGACCAACGAAGCGGAACAAGCTTTGCAAGACATGAAACGCTTCATAGAAGGATTACCCATGCTGACAGCACCAAGGCCTAATGAAGTATTAAAGATGTATTTAGCGGCAGCTCATACCGCGGTAAGCGCCGTGCTCATGGTTGAACGAGATGGAAGGCAAACACCGATATATTACATAAGCCGGGTATTAGCGGGGCCCGAAATGCGGTATTCCACGCTAGAAAATCTGGTCTTAGCATTGTACACGCCACGCGGCGACTGAGAAGATATTTTCAGGCGCACCGTGTGCAGGTCCTAACCAATTACCCACTGCAACAAGTCCTGCACAAGCCGGAGATTTCTGGCAGACTGGCCAAGTGGGCAATTGAACTTGGCGCTTTGGACATCGAATATAAAAAACGAACAGCAGTTAAGGGGCAAGTAATTGCTGATTTTCTAGCCGAAATACCTGAAGGAGAAGCTATCGCGGACCCAGTCGTCCAGGACATCCCGGAATCCAGCACTGCCCGGCAAACCTGGAAACTATACACCGATGGGTCATCTAGTGGAAAGGGATCTGGAGCCGGCTTAATGCTGATAAGCCCAGATGAGATCAGGCTGATGTACGCCTTACGCTTCGATTTCGAATGTTCTAACAACGAAGCGGAGTATGAGGCACTACTAGCAGGTCTGAGAATGGCGAAATCTATGGGGGCGGCAAGGGTAGACGCGTATGTTGATTcgctgctggtcaacaatcaggTAAACGAAACGTAcgaagccaaagatgaatcaatgGCAAAATACTTGGCGAAAACAAAGGAACTCATGGATTCTTTTGACAACGTCACGCTCAATCACGTGCATAGAGGCAAGAATCAGATAGCAGATGCTCTTAGCAAACTCGCCACCTCAGGTATGGAAAAGGAAGTCAAAGTCGAAACGCTGCAGACACCGTCAATTGAAACGCGGAATGTTTCCGCTGTTACAGCGGAAGATCCTTGCTGGTACACTCCGGTTCTACGTTTCCTGGAAACGGGGGAGCTACCTCCCGCCAAGGGCGAAGCACAGAAGATACAAACGAAAGCGCTGCAATATGAGATCAATAATGGTGTCTTATACAGAAAGTCTTACCTGGGCCCACTGCTGCGATGTGTCTCCCCAACAGAGGCAAAATATCTCATCAGCGAAATCCATGCGGGTCTATGCGGCATACACGCTGGACCCCGGGCGGTGGTAGCCAAAATCCATAGCGCGGGATATTATTAGCCTGGGATGCACGAAGACGCTGTAACAGAACTTCGGAAATGCCGCAGCTGCCAGAAATTCGCTCCTCAAACAATAAGGCCCAAGAACAGCCTAGTACCGGTGACAGCAGCATGGCCTTTCCAGAAATGGGTCGTTGATATCGTGGGACCCTTCCCGCCGGCTCCCGGAAAGCTAAAGTACCTAAtcgtggcggttgattacttcaccaagtgggtggaagctAAGCCTTTAGCCAAAATAACGGCGGACAATGCCAAAAAATTCCTCTGGGAACACATAGTATGCCGGTTTGGATTACCACTGTACCTGGTAAGCGATAACGGAACACAGTTTACAGACAAAATTTTCCAAGAATGGTGCACTCATCTCCACATCCAACAAATCTTCACGTCAGTAGCACACCCCCAAGGAAATGGCCAGGTAGAGAGGACAAACAGAAGTTTGCTGGATGGCATCAAAAAACGATTAGGCCACGAGGGAAGCTCCTGGGTGGAAGAGTTGCAAAATGTCCTCTGGGCACACAGAACAATGCCCAAAACCAGCAACAATGAAACCCCGTTTAGCCTAACCTATGGAGCGGAAGCAATGATACCCGCTGAAGCGGGATTACCATCACTACGCCGCCTCAACACAGGCGATGACAATGATAGATCTCTAAGAGGAGGCCTGGACTTACTGGAGGAAAGGCGCGAGGCAGCCGCCATCAGCGAAGCAAAATACAAGAAGGCATTGGAAAGATATTATAACAAGCGAGTGGCCAAACAGAATTTCAAAACAGGAGATTACGTCATGCGTGACAATGAAGCGAGTAGAATGGAACCTTCAGGCAAGCTGGGCCCAAATTGGGAAGGCCCTTATGTTATCCAAGAAGATCTGGGGAAAGGGGCCTATCGCCTATCTCGACTAGATAGCACACCAGTACCACGCAGTTGGAACATCGCTCAGTTAAGGAAATGTTACTTGTAAGACCTTGCTCCTAACAGCAAGAGTTAACTATTTTTCTCATTTTACAATTGTAACTCACCCGCAGTGGTGTCTTTTCGTTTTACATTAGTTCAATAAAAGACATTTACTTTTATCATAAGATACCATCGCACAACGAGTGCATACAACGGTAAAACTACAAACAACACCCTTAAACACGAAATATTTTCAATTACACAAGTCATAGGGTTAGAACATACAGCGCTTACggcgggtatcttggtaatagatacacAAACCGTCACAAAACAGATAGGCATTTTTACATGCACGTAACCTATCTTAAacaaaccaagtacttgtccctgtcGTTAAAAGCCAACACATGGGAACAAAAAAAGCAGaacatgttcaaaaacatctACTGATGGAAGTTGGGTGCCATCACCACTGCAGGGGTATGCAGCACCACAACACCATCAACAAAAGCAACTGGATCAACAGTCAGGTTGCCAGATGATTCACCATCCACCATCGGAGCCACCATTTCTGAACCGTCCATCTGTTGCTGCTTGGGAAAACCACCGGAGCGACGTTGGTACGTAAAACGATATCACTGGTCATGATCCACTGGGATAAGATCTGTCAGGACGTCAGCTGACAAGGATGGCATTCCAAGATCCATCGGCTGGGGGTCCTCGATGACAACACTTTGTCACGCCCGGTTTGCCCGGGCCGGAGCAGCATTAGGAAGTGGCCTTCTTCGTCGGAGCATCGACCTTGTCACCGGATGCTGCAACTGGAGTAAGCCATCGGCAGCATCCAACACTCGGAAGATTTCAGAAAGCCTTTGCCTATACCGTTTTCTCTCCATCTTGTCCAACTACCAAATAAGGAAAAGGAAGGCAAATTTATAGAGAGGTTAAAAAGACTTGACAGTGGTGACGTTAGAAGCATTAATAGAAAATAATCATTACACGTCACAGAGCCATATTTTCAAAATACGGCGGTGTCAGAAATCATGACATTAGCATTAAAATGGCTGTCAAATCAAAACAGACATGGGCACCAAACCCAAGTCAAATAATGTCATTAGCAAAGCCACGAGAGTACATAACAAGCGAAACAAAACAAATCTATCATTCTTCTTCAGATTCCTCCGCGGGGTCCAGCATCAAACGCAGCGACTCTATACCATCTTCATTCACCTTGTCCATCAAATCGCCATAACAGGGCAGTGGCTCGGTGTATGCCGCTTCAAGGGCATTCGACATGTCACTTTGGAGTTTGCTTTTGACAGCATGAAATTCTGGAGGTATCTTGTCTAACTGGTGGCACTCCATATAGCCTTTATACACACCATCATGATGTCCGGATTGATAAGCAGCAGCGGATAGACGATCAATCAGATTGGTAAAGGGGGGCGACTCGCGTAAATACTCAAACGCCCCCACCAGCCCATTGGTTATCAACCAGTTCCTGTCGTCGCGAACAGCCGCCAACTGGCTAGTCAAATCATCCACCTCAGCGTTAGATTGTGCCAACGCATTTTCAACCTCCTTCAGCTGGGAAACGGACGATGTAGCAAGCTTGTTATTCTGGGTGACAAGAAAATCACAATAGTCCTGGAGCTCCTTAACCTTTCCCTCTCGCTCTTCTAGATCCGCCTGAAGTAGCCGGACTTTGGTATGGGAAGCTTCTACTTCGGCTGTCAGGCCTTGGTATCGTTCCTGAACCTGAGACACAAAATCAGTGTCAACACGGAACTTTTCCAATTGTGTCGATAATTCAAGTCTCACCTTTTGGGCCTCCGCTATGGCCTTGCGCTCCAACTCTTCCTGTATGTTCTTGGCTTGAGCCAGAACTCGGTCTTTTTCCGCCACATCGCGGGCCCACATTATCCTTTCCTCAGCAAGATGGGCAGTAACCCTTTTCAAATCCTCCTCAGCCTTGTTTTTCTCTGACAGAAACCTCGTTTCCTTCAACCCAGCGATTTGAAGTTGACTCTCCAAGCGATGTTTATCATCCGTCAACTCTTGAATAGTAGCCCGCGCTTGGTAGAGTTGGGTGTTATCATGCATCCATCTACGACGAATTTCCATCAGCCTTCGTGGTAGGCTCACAGAAtcagatatcgaggaattcatcAGATCTTCATTATTCAACCCCTCCACGTACGCCGCCTCTGCCGGGGGATACGCCCGCTCAACCCAGTGCTGAATCACAGGGGGGAAAATCAGCCTTGAAGATTCAGCGATTTTCCATTGTGGCTGATAGCGTTTGTCTTGAGCATTGGGATCCCATCGAACGGTCGGTAAGAATAGGTCATCAATCAGATGGACACCGTCATCAGCGATGCCGCTGCTTGACCCCCAGCTTCACTAGCAGCACCACCACCAAGGCTAGTCACCTCCTGTGCCACGGACACGGCGGTAACTTCTTTCTCAGCAACAGAAAAAATACTTATGGGCGAGTCGAACAAGGATGTACCAACGCCGCATGTCCGTGGTGTAACAATAGGGTCGATGGTCACAGCTACAGATAAGGTAGGAGTGGGAAGCGGCATGGCACAGCTAATAGCAGCAGTAGCAGAAGCCTGGGTCTTGGGCTCCGTGGATACGCCAATACTGGAACCAGGCACCGACGACGCCACAGTTGACACAGGAGTTGATGCAACAACCCCAGGTTGTACTCCTGCAGAGGTACCTGCACAATCAAACGACGCGATTTAGCAACATGAAGTTTTCAACCTACATCAGCATGCCAAGTCGGTTAGTACATACCTATTGGGAAAGCATGAGCAGCTTGTACTGCCTAGAAGGCACTTAGAGTAGGAACAACAaatgttttcctctttttcaaGGCACGACCAGGGCTCGTCATAACGGCGGCCAGAGAGATACCACGCTCAACACAGGCAGATTCCTCAATGGAGGTAACAGCCACATTAGTCATCGTATGTTTCTTCCCGGTCAGCTTTATCCGAGCGGGTCTCTTCTCTGATGCAGAAACGCTGGTATTTGAAACAGATGGCAGAGGGGAAATGTATACAGCAGGGTCCACTGGTACGGCGGGTAGAATAAACTGCTCAAGATGCATCCCTAGCACATCCAGTTCTCCTTCGTCCAACACGC from Helianthus annuus cultivar XRQ/B chromosome 10, HanXRQr2.0-SUNRISE, whole genome shotgun sequence harbors:
- the LOC110882495 gene encoding uncharacterized protein LOC110882495 produces the protein MRQTVGKYDGLADPDDHLNLFKSAGEVACWSMPLWCKMFVQTLVGAARVWWDSLPTGEIDSFEDLESKFILQFSQQCRHTKDRNEFLHIRRRDNETVENFVIRFNKESLAIPGVTNDLACGAFLQGVNDDELLRTLHGRDGVPPPIDEILRIAKVYVIQEKAVAASHTANRKKEALKSQEEKDHRGSKGKSRGDRYQRNDKDARYDRHRNSYSRNEPSKPRSEYPNLSKTPAEILASENLRFNPTKPLKDNPNKDTNKYYEYHKGSGHDTNDCFQLKKQIEYFVKAGKLAHLVRDIKQGPPVVKEESDKAAGKRPHELNMGHADMGRGAKRSFSTLEPWMLATMTIEPRMEDLHLTTEALIISAAVGDYRMRRILVDTGSSEDIIYEHCFNRLQPEDRKLLESVHAPIKGFTGEKVDPIG